In the genome of Myxococcus virescens, the window CCTCCCACACGCCCGCTCGCGTCCACTCCTCCAGCCGGCGCCAGGCAGTCATCCCGGAGAGGCCGAATTGCTTGCGAGGCAGCATCTCCCAAGGGATTCCGCTGCGAAGCACGAAGACGATGGCCTCCAGGGCCGCGCGGTCATCTGCACGAGGACGTCCGGACTTCTTCTTTGGCTTCGGTGCTGGCAGCAGCGGGGCCACACGCTGCCAAAATGCGTCGGGGACGAGCTCTCGGACCATTTCCGAAAGGTGGGCATGCGCAGGACAGGCGACCACTCCAGGGCAAGCGACTACTCCAGCCCTTACTTTCGTTAGGTGCTCTAAAGGCCTCGCCAGCCAGTCGTGCCACCGATGGCACATGCCCCATCAACTCCAGACAAGCCTCCACGGCGGCAACCCGCCCTGTGAAGCCCAGTGCCCACACGATGTCCGCGCGGACGACGTCATTAACCATGAGCGCCACCAGGCGCTCGACGTCCTCGTCATCCCCGCATATCGCCTGGAGCACTCGGGCCGGAGATGCGCCTTCGCCGCAGCCTTGCGCCTCCTGCCGGCATGCGTCCCATGCCGCGCGTATTCCAGACAGCAGGCCTGTCTCGATGGCCGCCAGTCGCACCTGCGGTCGATTGTCGTCCAACAATCGCCGCAACTCCCGGTGCCCGATATCTCTTTCCAGCGTGCCAAGGCCTCGCATTGCCGCCGCCACCACCCGGCCATCCGCCTGGTCGAGCAGTTCCAGAGCAACTCCGCGTGGTACGGCTCCGCGGAACGAAAGCACCTCCAATGCCAGTGCCTGGACGGATGCCTCGGGTGCCTTCAGCAACGGAACCAGCGACGCATCCAACCCGGTGCGCCCGCTGAGTTCCAGCGCGCGCCGCAGCGAAGCCAGTACCTCTGGAGGCGCGACCGGCGCCAGCGCGAGTGCCACTTCCAGCGCAGCTGGTGGGGATTCGGCGATGGAGGCGAACACTGAGCAAAACACCTCCCCAGGTTCCCCACCGTCCAGGGCAGGACTGAGCAGAGCCTCGGCTACGGGCTCCCCCCCGAGCACCAGTCCGTCCAGATGTGCAAGCAGCCGCTCCTCCAACTGCGCTGTCTCTTCCAGATTGTAGTTCGTTCCCCGCAGTGCTCGCTCCCATTGCGAGTACAGGAAAGCCGCCTCGGAAAAGTGCTCCTCGATGACGTCTATCCTCAGCGTGGGCATCACGTCAGTTGACCTGCCCCGAACTGTCCTTGCACCGGGTGGCGAATGAGGAGAGGACCTTCACATCGATACCGCTCAGCACCGTCCGCCCGCTGCGCTACAGGCTGCTGAGGGCCATCCGCCTGGAACTCCACGGGTCCGACAGGCGAATCAGCCGCAGTCGCATCCAACAATGCATCACGCATGGACGTGGGACCACGTGCGTGCTTCAGATTGAGCAGGACAGGCAGCCGCAGGCCGCCCTTGTCGATAAGCACATCTACCCCAAAGTGCCTTCCCGCCTCCGTGTCGAGAAGCCAACCCAAGTCCGTTCGCCCAATGGGCCTGAGCAATGTCTGCCCCACCGGCTGCCCATCCGCTTTGGTTGCCGAAACGTCCATGATTCCCCCCAGCTGGCTACGATGATGCCGCAAGTACACCTGCGGCACACAACGGCGGCCTACTGTTGCAGCCCAGCAGTTCCCTCAACAGCAATCAAGTACCTCCGGCGTTGGAGGCATCGCTTCAAGGCATGGAGCGAGTATGTGCAATCAATGCATCCCTTCACCTGGATGCAGAGTCCGACAGCTGTACCTTGCCACCATCACCCGCTGGTGTTGATGAGCGTCAGCGACGGCCCGAACTGGAAGACGTCCGCGACGACGATGTCGCTCTGGGGCTGCTCCCCGAACGACGTCCCCAGTGCGGCGTCCATCCACTGACGGACCCTGGACCGGTCCGGGCTCCCATGAATCCAGAGGTGATTCGCGATGCCGTAAGCCATGAGCTCCTCAACCCGGATGCCTACCAGAGACGCGGCGCCACGCTCCAGGATGATTGGCGCCCCGCCCCTTCACGGATACCACCCCGGGTCATGGTAGACAGGGACGCACCGCATGGACCGCCTGTCCCAACTCCTCTGGCTCTGGATGCTCTTCTTCGCCGTCAACGCCCTCTGGGCGCTGGCGCAGACCGCCGTGGCCAGCACCCTGGGGGCACGGCCCGTGTCCGTCGTCCTCGGCTACGGCCCCACCCTGCTCTCCGCCCGCCTGGGGAGCATCCTGTGGGCCTTCCGCCCCCTGGCGCTCGGCAGCGCGGTGAGCTTCGACGAGCCCGTCGAGGGCGCCCCCGCCAAGAGCCGCCTCCTCCAGCTCTCCCCGCCCCTCCACGCCGCCGTCATCCTCCTGCCCTGGGCCGTGCAGGTCGCCATCGCCATGGCCTGCCTGGGGCCCACGGAGGCCCTGCGCCAGTTCGCGAGCGGCTTCGCCGTTCCATTCGAGCCCTCCCTGCTCCCCGGCCGCGTGGAGCGCTTCCTCGCGCTCCTCCGGGACGGCGACCTGCTGCGCGCCTGGGGCCTGATGAGCGCGAAGCTGGCCGCCCTCAACCTGCTGCCCCTGCCCGCGCTCGCCGGAGGCACCTTCCTGCTCCTGCCGTGGCGAAAGGGCTACCCCGTCTGGGCCGGCCTGCTCGGAATCCTCGGACTCCTGGCCGCCGTGCCGTGGGTCCTCTACGTGCTCTACGTGGTCATCAAGGCGCTCGTCTGAGGCCTACTCCTGGCGCTGCAACGCCAGCCGGGCGCCCAGTGCGACGAACACGCCACCGGTGACGCGCTTCTGCCACGCGGCCACGCGCGGATTGCGCCGCATCCAGCCCCCAAAGGCACCCGCGAACGCAGCCAGCAGCACCAGCCACGACGTGCCCGTGACGGAGAACATCAACCCGAGCCCCAGGAACTGGAGCCCCGTCGAGCCCGCGGACGCGTCCACGAACTGCGGCAGGAAGGCCAGGAAGAACACGGCCACCTTCGGGTTCAGCACGTTGGTGACGACGCCGTCGCGGAAGATGCGCCACAGGCCAGCGGGTGGCAGCGCCTGAACCGCCTCGGCCGCGGTGTCCTTGCTGCGCAGCATCTGCACGCCCATCCACACGAGGTAGGCCGCCCCACCCCACTTCACCACGGAGAAGGCCAGCGCCGACGTCGCCAGCAACGTCGACAGCCCGAACGCCGCCGCGGCGATGTGGAACAGGCACCCAACGAAGATGCCCAGCGCGGAGACGATGCCCGCCTTGCGCCCCTGCCCCATGCTCCGGGCCAGCACGAACATCGTGTCCGGCCCGGGCGTCAGGATGAGCGCGAGCACCGCCAGGAAGTAGGCCGTGAGGCGCGTCGGGTCGAAGAACATGGCGGCTCCAGTGGGGGCACGACTGGCCCCAATTGCCAGTCACCGTACCCGCCGGAGCCCGCCGAGCAAAGCGACCCGCAGCATCAGACAGGCGCGCGCGTGCCGGCCCGCTCGTCCGCGATTCGCGCCTCACGCTCGCGCCGCAGGGCCCGCTCGGCCTCCTCCGCGCTGATGGGCACGGCAGGACGGAACACCGTGCGATACACCGCCGCCGCGGTGGCGCCTCCCAGGAGCGGCGCCACGATGAACAGCCACAGTTGCCCCATGGGCACGCTCCCCGCGAACACCGCCGGCCCCAGGCTGCGCGCCGGATTCACCGACGTGTTCGTCACCGGAATCCCCACCAGGTGGATGAGCGCCAGCACCAGGCCAATGGCCAGCCCCGCGAAGCCCACCGGGGCGCGCGCATC includes:
- a CDS encoding TIGR02270 family protein, which translates into the protein MPTLRIDVIEEHFSEAAFLYSQWERALRGTNYNLEETAQLEERLLAHLDGLVLGGEPVAEALLSPALDGGEPGEVFCSVFASIAESPPAALEVALALAPVAPPEVLASLRRALELSGRTGLDASLVPLLKAPEASVQALALEVLSFRGAVPRGVALELLDQADGRVVAAAMRGLGTLERDIGHRELRRLLDDNRPQVRLAAIETGLLSGIRAAWDACRQEAQGCGEGASPARVLQAICGDDEDVERLVALMVNDVVRADIVWALGFTGRVAAVEACLELMGHVPSVARLAGEAFRAPNESKGWSSRLPWSGRLSCACPPFGNGPRARPRRILAACGPAAASTEAKEEVRTSSCR
- a CDS encoding LysE family translocator, with the protein product MFFDPTRLTAYFLAVLALILTPGPDTMFVLARSMGQGRKAGIVSALGIFVGCLFHIAAAAFGLSTLLATSALAFSVVKWGGAAYLVWMGVQMLRSKDTAAEAVQALPPAGLWRIFRDGVVTNVLNPKVAVFFLAFLPQFVDASAGSTGLQFLGLGLMFSVTGTSWLVLLAAFAGAFGGWMRRNPRVAAWQKRVTGGVFVALGARLALQRQE
- a CDS encoding transposase, with protein sequence MVRELVPDAFWQRVAPLLPAPKPKKKSGRPRADDRAALEAIVFVLRSGIPWEMLPRKQFGLSGMTAWRRLEEWTRAGVWE